The following are from one region of the Pleurodeles waltl isolate 20211129_DDA chromosome 4_1, aPleWal1.hap1.20221129, whole genome shotgun sequence genome:
- the LEP gene encoding leptin has protein sequence MRYTGFPIFGFFWMWIPAFYCRPIVVNQLRTDAKNLARTIMARLHEHPCQFLFPMNLKVSGLDFIPGEHPLKSLDSMDETLDIFHQILSSLPLGNMEQILNDIENLRRILQSLSLLLGCSTQKRIEGDALWNLTEEYAKSPYTMEKVAMDRFHKSLHNIVKHLEHTLSC, from the exons ATGCGCTACACTGGCTTCCCGATTTTTGGATTCTTCTGGATGTGGATCCCGGCATTCTACTGTCGGCCAATCGTGGTCAACCAGCTTAGGACGGATGCCAAAAACCTCGCCAGGACCATCATGGCCAGACTGCATGAGCACCCTTGCCAG TTCCTTTTCCCGATGAACCTGAAAGTTAGTGGCCTTGATTTCATTCCTGGAGAGCATCCCCTGAAGAGCTTGGACTCCATGGATGAGACCCTAGACATCTTCCACCAAATCCTCTCAAGCCTCCCCCTGGGCAACATGGAACAGATCTTGAACGACATCGAGAACCTTCGGCGCATCCTCCAGTCTCTTAGCCTACTGCTGGGCTGCAGTACTCAGAAGAGAATTGAAGGGGACGCCCTGTGGAACCTGACAGAGGAGTACGCCAAGTCTCCGTACACGATGGAGAAGGTTGCAATGGACAGGTTTCACAAGAGCCTCCACAACATTGTCAAACATTTGGAGCACACCCTGAGCTGTTGA